A part of Periophthalmus magnuspinnatus isolate fPerMag1 chromosome 19, fPerMag1.2.pri, whole genome shotgun sequence genomic DNA contains:
- the kif22 gene encoding kinesin-like protein KIF22 isoform X2, whose protein sequence is MAQRVPISDGGAKKTSRVRVAVRLRPYMAKPDEKDEGPCVRGVDSQNLEIINWRNATETVKYHFDVFHGEKTTQQEVFLSSVKPILPHILNGQNASVFAYGPTGAGKTHTMLGSSEQPGVIPRAVREVCKLVQSKNEEDGWDYSIGMSYLEIYNEKVLDLLSPNSQDLPIREDKEKNILIPGLTHTTVLSFADFDKHFVPATLNRTTASTKLNQRSSRSHAILLIKVVRTQRVSHRQQTGKLYLVDLAGSEDNRRTGNQGIRLKESGAINLSLFTLSKVVDSLNSGTSGRVPYRDSKLTRLLQDSLGGSAHSVMITNIAPEYKYYFDTFSALNFAAKSKLIVNKPFTRETVTIPNVQVKRTREDQEAGCSGPEPQKKRQKEEKKAEPSPSSSHFHSLAAPSVMDRLIALEKLMMSCQDKDRLNMLKDVAQSRKEIQELKEKQREFESKALLFSRLTGENSGVSPQSSFKNNIVPLQRKPLVDTKANKQKAVVQPLQVSQLQPIQQLVIVKKQSVCVKKKEQRLLDQLEPLDGKENLEKDWESHLDTTVLEQSRKKILQILNSGSLKELKSLQQIGDKKAKLILGWREIHGDFTKVEDLGKVEGMTEKRFASFMKANIVSAMGK, encoded by the exons ATGGCTCAGCGTGTGCCTATATCAGATGGAGGGGCAAAGAAGACATCCCGTGTGCGTGTAGCTGTCCGGCTGAGGCCTTATATGGCCAAACCTGATGAAAAAGATGAAGGACCTTGTGTGAGAGGTGTAGATTCACAAAACCTTGAAATCATCAACTGGAGAAACGCCACAGAAACCGTCAAATATCA ttttgACGTTTTTCACGGAGAAAAGACAACACAACAAGAAGTTTTCCTCTCCTCAGTGAAACCAATTCTCCCACATATACTAAATGGACAGAATGCAAGTGTTTTTGCATATGGCCCTACAGGAGCAG GCAAAACTCATACCATGCTGGGCAGCTCAGAACAGCCAGGAGTGATTCCCAGGGCTGTCCGTGAGGTTTGCAAATTGGTTCAGTCAAAGAATGAGGAAGATGGATGGGACTACAGTATTGGGATGTCTTATTTGGAGATTTACAatgaaaag GTACTGGACCTTTTATCACCAAACTCCCAAGACCTTCCAATAAGAGAAGACAAGGAGAAGAATATCCTTATTCCGGGCCTCACTCACACTACCGTCTTGTCCTTTGCTGATTTCGATAAACATTTTGTCCCTGCAACTCTTAATCGCACAACTGCAtctacaaaactaaaccagCGCTCCAGTCGTAGCCATGCAATCCTCCTCATTAAG GTGGTGAGAACGCAGCGTGTGTCTCATCGACAACAGACTGGAAAGTTGTACTTGGTGGACTTGGCTGGGTCAGAGGACAACCGTCGTACTGGCAATCAAGGCATTCGCCTCAAGGAAAGTGGTGCTATCAACTTGTCCCTCTTCACTCTGAGCAAAGTGGTGGACTCCCTGAACTCTGGCACATCGGGCCGTGTGCCATACAGAGATAGTAAACTCACTCGGCTCTTGCAGGACTCTCTGGGAGGCTCTGCACACTCTGTCATGATCACAAATATTGCCCCTGAATACAAATACTATTTTGATACTTTCAGTGCACTGAACTTTGCAGCCAAATCCAAGCTTATTGTTAACAAGCCGTTCACCAGAGAAACTGTGACTATACCCAATGTTCAAG TGAAGCGAACCAGAGAAGACCAGGAGGCAGGCTGTTCTGGCCCAGAGCCACAGAAGAAAAggcagaaagaagagaaaaaagcaGAGCCCTCTCCATCTTCTTCACATTTTCACAG TCTTGCAGCGCCATCAGTGATGGACAGACTGATTGCCTTGGAGAAGCTTATGATGAGCTGCCAAGATAAAGACAGACTCAATATGCTTAAAGATGTGGCTCAGTCTCGCAAAGAGATCCAG GAGCTAAAGGAGAAACAAAGGGAGTTTGAGAGTAAGGCCCTCCTGTTCAGTCGACTTACTGGTGAAAACTCAGGAGTAAGTCCACAGTCcagctttaaaaacaatatagTACCTCTACAAAGGAAACCTCTAGTGGACACcaaagcaaataaacaaaaggccGTGGTGCAACCATTACAAG TTTCCCAGCTTCAGCCTATTCAGCAGCTGGTTATTGTCAAAAagcagtctgtgtgtgtcaagAAGAAAGAGCAGAGGCTTTTGGACCAGCTTGAG CCACTGGATGGAAAAGAGAACCTAGAGAAAGACTGGGAGTCCCATTTGGACACAACAGTCTTGGAACAGTCTAGAAAGAAAATCCTACAGATTCTCAACAGTGGGTCCCTCAAGGAGCTGAAAAGTCTGCAGCAGATTGGGGACAAAAAGGCCAAGCTCATTTTGGGCTGGCGAGAGATCCATGGAGACTTCACAAAG GTGGAAGACTTGGGAAAAGTTGAGGGTATGACAGAGAAGAGGTTTGCATCATTCATGAAG GCAAACATTGTGAGCGCCATGGGCAAATGa